The Lolium rigidum isolate FL_2022 chromosome 2, APGP_CSIRO_Lrig_0.1, whole genome shotgun sequence genomic interval tgtcctgtgtgaatgaatatgatgtttcttgtccgtattttggttatcgactcttcactccataaacatgtggtcatgtctattgagttcagtttcgcttggggacaagcgaagtctaagcttgggggagttgatacgtccaatttgcatcactattttatatcataatttgctgttattcattgatatatttcatattgggacacaatacttatgttatttcatctattttgcatgtttcatcattattggaggatcgaacaccggagccaggattctgctggaaaaagcaccgtcagaacgcaatatttcggaagatcaactgtggaaggaaattataccaaaaatcctatttttcaagatgacgaaggaagccagaaggaggagccaggaggagccagggtgggcccacaccctagggcggcgcggcccaggccctggccgcgccgccatgtggtgtgaggggcccacgacccctttcgcctccttttcttcgccaaacccttcgtcccgaagacctaagccacggggggtacctcacgaagagttgcagccgcctctcgcggggcggagaacaccgcagagagaaagagctctccggcgggcaggaatccgccggggaaattccctccgggagggggaaatcgacgccatcgtcaccgacatcgagctggacatcatcaccatcaccatcatcatcatctccaccatcatcaccgccgtcatcaccgctggacaccgtcaccgccgtagcaatttgggtttgatcttgattgtttgataggggaaactctcccgtatcgatctatacttgttgttgatgctattgagtgaaaccattgaaccaagtttatgttcagattgttattcatcatcatatcacctctgatcatgttccatatgatgtctcgtgagtagttcgtttagttcttgaggacatgggtaaagtctaaatgttagtagtgaactatggttgagtaatattcaatggtgtgatatttaagttgtggtgttattcttctagtggtgtcatgtgaacgtcgactacatgacacttcaccatttatgggcctaggggaatgcatcttgtattcgtttgctaattgcggggttgccggagtgacagaaacctaaacccccgttggtatatcgatggaggagggatcgcaggatctcagagtttaaggctgtggttagatttattcttaattactttcttgtagttgcggatgcttgcaaggggtataatcacaagtatgtatttagtcctaggaagggcggtacattagcataggttcacccacacaacacttatcataacaatgaagattatttagccgtatgtagcgaaagcactagactaaaatcccatgtgtcctcgagaacgtttggtcattataagtaaacaaaccggcttgtcctttgtgctaaaaaggattgggccactcgctgcaattgttactctcgcactttacatactcgtactttattcaaccgttacatcaaaacccccgaatacttgtctgtgagcatttacagtgaatccttcatcgaaactgcttgtcaacaccttctgctcctcgttgggatcgacattcttacttatcgaagatactacgatacaccccctatacttgtgggtcatcacctctcaaaggggaacatattgtgtagaaatacaggaccgagaattctaatctattcaactaggtgaacgaggaggtgcgtcataatattgaagaaggatggtgggaacaacaactcgaagctaacaagacattcgaccacatcttcctgtaatcctgacaaagttaCTGGATCcactaccttctgagaaattgcgttgaggaatgcacatatcttcacaatggctagtcgaacattttctggtagaagtcccctcaatgcaaccgaaagcaattgtgtcataagcacgtgacagctcatgggacttcgggttctagaattttttctccttcatatttactatcccctttatattcgacgagaaaccagacggaaccttgatactgaatagggcttcaaaaaagatctccttctcttgtttggtaagagcgtaggccggcaggccctacaaactgccctggatgattgccgtttcgtcctttatgacgttcctggtcctcccgtgcttcggtgtatcttttgtctttccatacacgcccgagaaaacctagaatattcacacaaagattcttggtcaggtgcatcacgtcgattgcggagcggacttccaggactttccaatattctagctcccaaaaaatagatttcttcttccacatgggcgcgtgtccgtcggcgtctttcggaacaggtcgatcgctcggaccctttccaaagataacatttaaatccttgaccatgtcaaatatatcagcaccactacgggggacaggcttcggacggcggtctgcctcgccattcgaaatgcttgccttttttccttaagggatgcttgcgcggaaggaaacgacgattgaacgggtacacaacttttctgctttttttcaaatatttactttcagtctcatctaaacagtgtgtgcatgcattgtatcctttgttcgtccgtcccgaaatgttaccgagagcgaggccaatccttgatggttacgaatagcaacgctcgtaggtcaaattcttgctcggtgtgctcatcccacacacgtacacctggtttggcccacaactccaaaagttcatcgactaatggccttaggtacacatcaatgtcgttgcccgattgctttgggccttggataagcactggcatcataatgaacttccgcttcatgcacaaccaaggaggaaggttgtagatacatcgaGTCACGGGCCGGTGTCTGTgatctgcagctctgctccccaaaaggattcatgccatccgtaattagaccaaagtataagttccttgcctcacctgcaaaatccgggaactctctcccgatgtttctccactcgccgaccatcggcggggtgcctcaacatcgcgtctttcttacgttcttccatgtgccatcgcaacaacttggcatgctatttgtttctgaacaaacgtttcaaccgtggtattattggagcataccacatcaccttcacaggaaccctcttcctaggtggctcgccctcaacatcactagGGTCatattttctgatcttataccgcaatgcaccacatatcggacatttattcaaattctcgtacttctcaccgcggtagaggatacagtcattaatgcatgcatgtatcttctgcacatctaatcctagagggcagacaagcttctttgtttcatatgtactgacgggcaattcattatttcttggaaacagcttctttaatattatcatcaatttctcaaatcccgagtcagtcacaccgacctctcgccttccatttcagcaattccaatatgctacccagctttctatgcccatcttcacaacctgggtacaacaatttgtggtggtcctctaacatcttgtcgaactgcaacctctccttatccgtgccacggtctcttcttgcatcagaaatggcccgacgaagatcatcatcaacaggatcatctgatgcctgttcttcacctccttcttcttcattgtcgtccattgcggtatcatcgcattcagagaacatagatcggtactggtcatcattatcttcttcatcGCTGTATTCCATCATaatcccttcttctccgtgcttggtccaaacattatagctggacatgaatccaaatcgaagccggtggctcttaatgtctcttgagcaagagtaatccttctcgttcttacattttagatatggacagcacataaaaccttgcttcgacttgttggcctcggccacaagcaggaaagaattcacgccctctctgaaagcgggggcacatcgattaccgtacatccatggatgactcatctgcatcataagtacaattatatatgtatcagatgcaatcactttgctaaaattagtattgtacggactatgtatatatatacgagaaaatagttgctaaccttttaggatcaaaaagaggagaaatcttatcaaataaaatcaagtggcatccctctcacaagcattccatcaaacacctcatgtgcacatgtagaaaaaatgagctagcatacacctccaccttcaccaccaaggaaaaaatgaggtgggggggggggggctggctgcgtgtctatatataggcatggcccttttgtcgcgggccgtattacgacccgcgacaaaaggggtgccgacaggaAGCGCCAGCACTCagacaccttttgtcgcgggtcgtaatacggcccgcgacaaaagggcgcgacaaaaggccctgcccgctacacatggtttcggggcgacgtggccaggccatttgtcgcgggtgcaggcgcgcctgcgacaaaaggctcccacgaaagccctgttttccactagtgtaactAAACCTACTGCAGTTATATTTGTAACATGAACCTAAATCGTATTAGCCTTTATGTCTCGGAGCTACTTTGGTGTTtgcattatttttttagagtatgTCCTACCCCACATTCTTTTCATCATTCGTCACTCGAATCACTTGCATAAGTACTTGTTCTTTGTACGATGGACTTATTACATTTAAAATTCAACATCACAGTCAGATGTCAGCCTATTATTTTAAGGTATCAAATTATTTTCCATGAGATATGTAAGGATGGCTTGCAATGGCCAATGTTAAGGACTCAAGGAGACATGGCTCATTTTTATCCACATGCAATGAGTACTTACTGCTTAGATGTATAAACATGCATGAGTTCTGTTAGTCGACGACATTAGTGAAACTTGGTGACATGAGTACATGAATAAGTGGTCACCGATAAAATTCACATTGTTTAGTGGGAAGAATCAAGATATACAAGAACAACATAGCATGCATGCACGATAACAGTAAATAAGAATAGACAACTTGATATTCTTTGATGACAAAAGTGATTACATCTCAAGTGGTTTTCTCCACTACCTACGTGCTTCGACTAGAATCATACATGGAGCCCTTTATTAGGAGCATAGTGAAAACCCTAAGAATGAAGAGAAACTTAACTTATGTGGAACATGAAAAACTAAAAATGCGTGATGGGCTCCCGTTCTAGCTTGTTCAGAAAAGAAAATTTAAGGGTATGTACCGCTACCGGACCCTTCTCCCGTGCCTCCTCCGCTGCCAACCCCGCCATTTTCGCTTCCACCcgcgccacctccgccgcctgcACCGCTTCCGGCAGCATAGCCTGAACCAGAAGGGCCAGCGCTACCAGTCTGTGCAGCTCCGAAACCTGCACCAGACCCAACTCCGACGCTTGGCCCTTGAGCGACACCTTTAACTATGCCACCACCGTTGCCGCTACCCTGTCCACTGGCACTGCCCGAGGTGCCGTCGTTACCGGCATTTCCAGCTCCAGTTCCTTCTCCACCGCCATTTCCACTATTCCCACCGCCACCACCGGTACCGCCACCAGCGGCATCGGAGTAGCTGATACCACCAGCAGAAGGAGCTGGTGCTACGCTACTCTCACCACTTCCTTCACCACCGCCCTCTCCGGCTCCTTGTCCGCTAGACCCATTGGCGCCAGCACCTTGGCCCTCACCCCCACCACTACCACTAGCATTGGCCTGCCCACCGCCAGTAGAACCACTCGCACCAGACCCGATGCCACCGCCGGTCCCGGAACCAGATCCGGCTCCGCCATTtgaaccaccgccgccgcctgcacctcctcctccaccagctCCCTGGGCATAGTTAGACTTGTAACCTGAACCTATGAAGGTTTCACCATATCCAGTGGCACCACCTTgcccgcctcctccgccgtaTCCACTTGCACCtgccccaccaccgccacctccgcctcccgaCCCTCCTCCTGATGCGCTGGATGAGCTAGCTAACATACGTGAAGCACTGGTGAAGCCAATGCTCAAGAGCACAACAAAGCCAAGAGCTACAAGCTTAGTGGTAGCAGCCATTGTGAGTGAGCTCGGTGCAGTACTGTAAGATGAGTTGGATGCTTAGCAGCAGGGTTGCGTGGGTATATATAGCGGTGGTGTGGTGGAGGAGGGCCATGCAGGGTGCACCTCGAACGCGCGCTTTGGGTTCGATGAGAGGTCGCATGCATGCTGTACCGCTGACTTGCACTGCTAGCATCGATCTTGCAGCTAGACTTCATTAATTTGTTGAGCAAATCTCTTCATATCTCAGTCACGGTAATGCAGTACCGCTGACTTGCACTCCTTGCGGTCAGCGGTAGAAGGGTCTTGAGTTACTGGCAAATTGGTTTCTCTCTAAAATTAGCAAAACTACTCCTTGCATTATTTTCTCGAGCAAATCCTTGCATATCTTTGTTCTGACAGTAGCTAACTGATGGGAAGAGGTCAGCTGTAGATGGGTCAGAAGTTACTGACAGTCTGGTTTCTCCCAAAGTCTAACTAATTAGCTGGAGATTCGATCTCCTGACACTGATATATATTTTGGGCAGTAACTTGACATAGACTGATTATTTATACGTTCTCCC includes:
- the LOC124690481 gene encoding glycine-rich cell wall structural protein 2-like; protein product: MAATTKLVALGFVVLLSIGFTSASRMLASSSSASGGGSGGGGGGGGAGASGYGGGGGQGGATGYGETFIGSGYKSNYAQGAGGGGGAGGGGGSNGGAGSGSGTGGGIGSGASGSTGGGQANASGSGGGEGQGAGANGSSGQGAGEGGGEGSGESSVAPAPSAGGISYSDAAGGGTGGGGGNSGNGGGEGTGAGNAGNDGTSGSASGQGSGNGGGIVKGVAQGPSVGVGSGAGFGAAQTGSAGPSGSGYAAGSGAGGGGGAGGSENGGVGSGGGTGEGSGSGTYP